From the Oncorhynchus gorbuscha isolate QuinsamMale2020 ecotype Even-year unplaced genomic scaffold, OgorEven_v1.0 Un_scaffold_387, whole genome shotgun sequence genome, the window atagtagtctgtagtagtctatagtagtcagtagtagtcagtagtagtcagtagtagtcagtagtagtaatCTTTCATCTTCAGACTCAGGATGGACAGCAGGTGGAGTTTCCCTTGGAGGTGGTGTTACTGCGGATCGTGGGAGGTAGGGGTGAGGCTacggaggaggggatgggtgagGTTGTCCCTCCTCCCCGTGCTGCGGTGGCCTTGCTGGACTGGTTTGAGCTGGATCGGGAGTTGGTGCTGGTTCTGGAGAGACCAGTTCCCTGTATGGACCTCTATGACTACATTCAGATGAGAGGAGGAACTCTGCAGGAGGAACACGCCAAGgttctccagacagagagagagagagagaagagagacagacagagagagagagagaaagagagtgtctctctgtctctctctctctctctctgtgcctctgtctgtctctatgtctgtctgtctctctctctctctctctgtctctctctctctctctctctctctgtctctctgtctctctctgtctctctgtctctgtctctctgtctctgtctttctgtctctgtctgtctgtctctgtctctctctctctctctctctctctctctctctctctctctctctctctctctctctctctctctctctctctctctctctctctctctctctctctctgtctctctctgtctctctccctctctctctctctctctctctctctctctctctctctctctctctctctctctctctctctctctctctctctctctctctctctctctctctctctctctctctctctctctctctctctctctctctctctctctaggtcattCTGAGGCAGCTAGTTGAAGCGATGAGAGAGGTCCATTCCAGAGGTGTTCTCCATCGTGACCTCAAACCGGAGAACGTTCTAGTAGAAACCGGTTCCACCTCGCCTCGGATCAGGGTCCTGGACTTCGGCTGCGGCTGCATTCTCAGAGATGGGCTTTACACAGAGTGTTACGGTAGGTTGGTGTCCAACCGCTGGGATTAAACCATAACACTGCTAGCCCACTGATCTAAAGTCTGGATGGTAGTTATGGGAAACCAACACGTTTCTACTGATTCAgatatacacacaccttcctgtgttgtgtgtgtgtatttgtgtgtgtgtgtgtgtgtgtgtgtgtgtgtgtgtgtgtgtgtgtgtattttctgtgtgtgtgtgtattatctgtgtgtgtgtgtgtgtgtgtgtgtgtgtgtatttgtgtgtgtgtgtgtgtgtgtgtgtgtgtgtgtgtgtgtgtgtgtgtgtgtgtgtgtgtgtgtgtgtgtgtgtgtgtgtgtgtgtgtgtgtgtgtgtgtgtgtgtgtgtgtgtgtgtgtgtgtgtgtgtgtgtgtgtgtgtgtgtgtgtgtgtgtgtgtgtgtgtgtgtgtgtgtgtgtgtgtgtgtgtgtgtgtgtgtgtgtgtgtgtgtgtgtgtgtgtgtgtgtgtgtgtgtgtgtgtgtgtgtgtgtgtgtgtgtgtgtgtgtgtgtgtgtgtgtgtgtgtgtgtgtgtgtgtgtgtgtgtgtgtgtgtgtgtgtatttctgtgtgtgtgtgtgtgtgtgtgtgtatttctgtgtgtgtgtgtgtgtgtgtgtatttctgtgtgtgtgtgtgtatttctgtgtgtgtgtgtgtgtgtgtgtgtgtgtgtgtgtgtgtcgacatgtgtgtgtgtgtgaccagtgtgtgtgtgagagatgtgtctgtgtgtgtgtacatgtggaCCAACTGTAGGTACGTCCCAGTACACCCTCCAGAGTGGTTTCTGAGCGAGTCACCGGGCCGGTCCCTCCACAGTGTGGCAGCTGGGGGTTGTGCTGTACGACATGTTGTGTGGTGACCAGCCCTTCAACACACGACGAGAGATCATCTATGAAGAGCCTTACATCAAGGACCAACTGTCCAGACGTAAGACCCAGACACACAGGAATACACACaggaatacacacacaggaatacatagacagacagacggacggacggacggacggacggacggacggacggacggacggacggacggacggacggacggacggacggacagacagacggacagacagacagacagacggacagacagacagacagacggacggacggacagacagacagacagacagacagacagacagacagacagacagacttgttctctctcctttgttctccaGACTGTGTGGATCTGTTGAGGAGGTGTCTGGCGAAGCGACCCCGAGGACGGCCCACTCTGGACGAGATGTTACTCCACCCCTGGCTCCAGCCGGACACACCCCCCGGCTCCATCCGGACACGCCCCCTGGCTCCATCCGGACACGCCCCCTGGCTCCATCCGGACACTCCTCCTGGACAGACCTGCAGCTTGTTACCTAAACCCGACATAAACAGagatttttaaaacattttttttttaaaccgtCTTTGAAAATGGACTCCTTCAACGTGAAAATATAAACTTTgaacaaatatcatacttttatCATTCATGATTTGTTACTCTatcacacatacgcacacacacacacacacacacacacacacacgcacgcacacgcacgcacacgcacacacacgcacacacacgcacacgcacacaccatcagactgttaaatagtcatcacTAGCCAGCCGCGGTCCAGTACCCAATGCTGATCTTTAGTCACTGTTAACAGCCGGCTCCAACCCGGTACTCTACCTTTCTCCCACCCGGTACTCTCCATTTTCCCATTTCTCCCACCCGGTAAACTACCCTTCTCCCACCCGTTACACTACCCTTCTCCCACCCGGTAAACTACCCTTCTCCCACCCGTTACACTACCATTCtcccacccggtactctacccttcTCCCACCCGGTAAACTACCCTTCTCCCACCCGTTACACTACCCTTCTCCCACCCGTTACACTACCCTTCTCCCACCTGTTACACTACCCTTCtcccacccggtactctacccttcTCCCACCCGGTACACTACCCTTCtcccacccggtactctaccctactcCCACCCGTTACACTACCCTTCTCCCACCCGGTACACTACCCTTCTCCCACCCGGTACACTACCCTTCTCCCACCCGTTACACTACCCTTCTCCCACCCGGTACACTACCCTACTCCCACCCGTTACACTACCCTTCTCCCACCCGTTACACTACCCTTCTCCCACCCGGTACACTACCCTTCtcccacccggtactctacccttcTCCCACTCGGTACTCTACCCTACTCCCACCCGGTACATTACCCTgcaccacccggtactctaccctactcCCACCCGGTACGCTACCCTGCACCACCcggtactctatatatatatatactgtattctagtcatggttcatcctatataactactgctgtccacttcatatgtatatactgtattctagtcatggttcatcctgctgtccacttcatatgtatatactgtattctagtcatggttcatcctatataactactgctgtccacttcatatgtatatactgtattctagtcatggttcatcctgctgtccacttcataggtatatactgtattctagtcatggctcatcctatataactactgctgtccacttcatatgtatatactgtattctagtcatggttcatcctctgtattctagtcatggttcatcctgctgtccacttcatatgtatatactgtattctagttcatcctatataactactgctgtccacttcatatgtatatactgtattctagtcatggttcatcctgctgtccacttcataggtatatactgtattctagtcatggttcatcctgctgtccacttcataggtatatactgtattctagtcatggttcatcctgctgtccacttcatatgtatatactgtattctagtcatggttcatcctatataactactgctgtccacttcatatgtatatactgtattctagtcatggttcatcctgctgtccacttcatatgtatatactgtattctagtcatggttcatcctatataactactgctgtccacttcataggtatatactgtattctagtcatggttcatcctatataactactgctgtccacttcatatgaatatactgtattctagtcatggttcatcctgctgtccacttcatatatatatactgtattctagtcatggttcatcctgctgtccacttcatatatatatactgtattctagtcatggttcatcctgctgtccacttcatatgaatatactgtattctagtcatggttcatcctgctgtccacttcatatatatatactgtattctagtcatggttcatcctgctgtccacttcatatgtatatactgtattctagtcatggttcatcctgctgtccacttcataggtatatactgtattctagtcatggttcatcctgctgtccacttcataggtatatactgtattctagtcatggttcatcttCATaggtataactactgctgtccacttcatatgtatatactgtattctagtcatggttcatcctgctgtccacttcatgtatatactgtattctagtcatggtcatccatcctgctgtccacttcatatgtatatactgtattctagtcatggttcatcctgctgtccacttcatatgtattactgtattctagtcatggttcattctagtcatggttcatcctgctgtccacttcatatatatatactgtattctagtcatggttcatcctgctgtccacttcatatgtatatactgtattctagtcatggttcatcctgctgtccacttcatatgtatatactgtattctagtcatggttcatcctgctgtccacttcataggtatatactgtattctagtcatggctcatcctatataactactgctgtccacttcatatgtatatactgtattctagtcatggttcatcctgctgtccacttcatatatactgtattctagtcatggttcatcctatataactactgctgtccacttcatatgtatatactgtattctagtcatggttcatcctatataactactgctgtccacttcatatgtatatactgtattctagtcatggttcatcctgctgtccacttcatatgtatatactgtattctagtcatggttcatcctatataactactgctgtccacttcatatgtatatactgtattctagtcatggttcatcctatataactactgctgtccacttcatatgtatatactgtattctagtcatggttcatcctgctgtccacttcatatatactgtattctagtcatggttcatcctgctgtccacttcatatatatatactgtattctagtcatggttcatcctatatcctgctgtccacttcatatgaatatactgtattctagtcatggttcatctatataactactgctgtccacttcatatgtatatactgtattctagtcatggttcatcctatataactactgctgtccacttcatatgtatatactgtattctagtcatggttcatcctatataactactgctgtccacttcatatgtatatactgtattctagtcatggttcatcctatataactactgctgtccacttcatatgtatatactgtattctagtcatggttcatcctgctgtccacttcatatgtatatactgtattctagtcatggttcatcctgctgtccacttcatatgtatatactgtattctagtcatggttcatcctatataactactgctgtccacttcatatgtatatactgtattctagtcatggttcatcctatataactactgctgtccacttcatatatatatactgtattctagtcatggttcatcctgctgtccacttcatatgtatatactgtattctagtcatggttcatcctatataactactgctgtccacttcatatgtatatactgtattctagtccatcctatataactactgctgtccacttcatatgtatatactgtattctagtcatggttcatcctatataactactgctgtccacttcat encodes:
- the LOC124018068 gene encoding serine/threonine-protein kinase pim-2-like translates to MLCGDQPFNTRREIIYEEPYIKDQLSRHCVDLLRRCLAKRPRGRPTLDEMLLHPWLQPDTPPGSIRTRPLAPSGHAPWLHPDTPPGQTCSLLPKPDINRDF